A genomic segment from Deinococcus yavapaiensis KR-236 encodes:
- a CDS encoding multicopper oxidase family protein, with protein sequence MSRSSSRRILVVTSLVGMTSAATAAQLLSPNWSVGDLVKELRTTWMGGTVSSDQTTGRVRRFDLHIEEVQHTLADGVSVKAWAFGLEGQPATVPGPSLRVREGDTVVINVKNNTSQPHSVHSHGITGLDELNDGVPHISGAYILPGKTMTYQFVAKEAGTHWYHCHVQTSLHQSMGMYGSLIVEDKDAPTWDREFVAILGEWDTKRDLAKPTEKPNFNYYLVNGKVGNEAPDMKIEKGQVARIRLINAGFQSHALHLHGTHFVVTHKDGYQLLAPYGADTLDIAPGETYDVFVKGRDGTWPWHDHNSLAATNDGVYPGGMLMHVRGSKDEPFDAQQAQAVTRLPLEGAVHGQDGHAAVSEGDPDFIKELISRNAEAARTAPPLEQARLQAENLKLASFVNGTFDAKTGAWTFSPTEPGKH encoded by the coding sequence ATGAGCCGGTCCTCGTCGCGCCGCATCCTCGTCGTGACGTCCCTCGTCGGCATGACGTCAGCCGCCACGGCCGCGCAGCTTTTGAGTCCGAACTGGTCGGTCGGCGACCTCGTCAAAGAACTTCGAACCACCTGGATGGGCGGCACGGTCAGCAGCGATCAAACGACCGGACGCGTTCGGCGATTCGACCTTCACATCGAGGAAGTGCAGCACACGCTCGCGGACGGCGTTTCCGTCAAGGCGTGGGCGTTCGGGCTCGAAGGTCAGCCCGCCACGGTTCCCGGCCCTTCGCTTCGCGTCCGTGAAGGCGACACGGTCGTCATCAACGTCAAGAACAACACGAGCCAACCGCACTCGGTCCACTCGCACGGCATCACCGGCCTCGACGAACTGAACGACGGCGTGCCGCACATCTCCGGCGCGTACATCCTGCCGGGAAAGACGATGACGTACCAGTTCGTCGCGAAGGAAGCGGGCACGCATTGGTACCACTGCCACGTGCAAACGTCTCTTCACCAAAGCATGGGCATGTACGGTTCGTTGATCGTCGAGGACAAGGACGCGCCGACGTGGGATCGTGAATTCGTCGCGATCCTCGGCGAGTGGGACACCAAGCGTGACCTCGCGAAGCCCACGGAGAAGCCGAACTTCAACTACTACCTCGTGAACGGCAAGGTGGGCAACGAAGCGCCCGACATGAAAATCGAGAAGGGCCAAGTCGCGCGCATCCGGTTGATCAACGCCGGCTTTCAAAGCCACGCCTTGCACTTGCACGGCACTCACTTCGTCGTGACCCACAAGGACGGCTACCAGTTGCTCGCGCCGTACGGCGCCGACACGCTCGACATCGCTCCGGGCGAGACGTACGACGTGTTCGTCAAGGGCCGCGACGGAACGTGGCCTTGGCACGACCACAATTCACTCGCGGCGACGAACGACGGCGTCTATCCTGGCGGCATGCTGATGCACGTTCGGGGCTCGAAGGACGAGCCGTTCGATGCGCAGCAGGCACAAGCGGTGACTCGCCTTCCCCTGGAAGGCGCCGTGCACGGCCAAGACGGACATGCGGCCGTCAGCGAAGGCGACCCGGACTTTATCAAGGAGCTGATCTCGAGGAACGCGGAAGCCGCTCGCACCGCGCCGCCCCTCGAGCAAGCGCGACTGCAAGCCGAGAACCTCAAGCTGGCCAGCTTCGTCAACGGCACGTTCGACGCCAAGACGGGCGCTTGGACGTTCTCGCCCACGGAACCCGGCAAGCATTGA
- a CDS encoding multicopper oxidase domain-containing protein: protein MKHVVRMSTLSLLALSTVLAVDTPTPAVVTRGVATPATPMSVTPFDPLAPAQPQKGKIVEFKLEAKLAKLTLPSGETKEVWTFNNSVPGPVLRVHQGDTVRFTLTNRDPNMDHGLDFHAGQMDMGQYHKAIKPGESITFDWVAHYPGVFLYHCSAGPVIMHVANGMFGAVIVDPPGYTPKGKEYVLVQHEWYKNGTDLGALIHEEPEALAFNGIPAQYTTAPLTAKPNETVRLYFVNAGINNTSAFHVIGTIFDKVLLDGNPKNTLYGVQTVSVAPGGALVAELSAAAGSYAILSHSLRDAMKGALGILKVGEASSTVEESHGHMTGLPEQPSGAGLELNIENFAFSNKKIVVKAGTSVTWVNHENTLHTIVGANFDSRGELKDGLGKGDKFTVTFSKAGLYEYLCSLHPFMKGVVEVQ from the coding sequence ATGAAGCACGTCGTACGGATGTCCACGCTGTCCTTGCTCGCCCTCTCCACGGTTCTCGCCGTGGACACGCCCACGCCCGCCGTCGTCACGCGCGGCGTCGCCACGCCCGCCACACCCATGTCCGTCACGCCCTTCGATCCGCTCGCGCCCGCGCAGCCTCAAAAAGGCAAGATCGTCGAGTTCAAGCTCGAAGCCAAACTCGCCAAGCTGACGTTGCCGAGCGGCGAAACCAAGGAGGTGTGGACGTTCAACAACAGCGTGCCCGGCCCGGTCTTGCGCGTTCATCAAGGGGACACCGTGCGCTTCACGTTGACCAACCGCGATCCCAACATGGACCACGGCTTGGACTTTCACGCCGGGCAGATGGACATGGGGCAGTACCACAAGGCCATCAAGCCGGGCGAAAGCATCACGTTCGATTGGGTCGCCCACTACCCCGGCGTGTTCTTGTACCACTGCAGCGCCGGACCGGTGATCATGCACGTCGCCAACGGCATGTTCGGCGCCGTCATCGTCGATCCACCCGGTTACACGCCCAAAGGCAAAGAGTACGTGCTGGTGCAACACGAGTGGTACAAGAACGGCACGGACCTCGGCGCGTTGATTCACGAGGAGCCCGAAGCGCTGGCATTCAACGGCATTCCCGCGCAGTACACCACCGCTCCGTTGACGGCCAAGCCCAACGAGACCGTGCGGTTGTACTTCGTCAACGCGGGCATCAACAACACCTCGGCGTTCCACGTGATCGGAACGATCTTCGACAAGGTGCTGCTCGACGGCAACCCGAAGAACACGTTGTACGGCGTGCAAACGGTGAGCGTCGCGCCCGGCGGGGCCTTGGTGGCCGAATTATCGGCGGCGGCCGGATCGTACGCGATCTTGTCTCACTCGCTGCGCGACGCGATGAAAGGCGCGCTGGGCATCTTGAAGGTCGGTGAGGCGAGCTCCACCGTCGAAGAGTCGCACGGTCACATGACGGGCCTTCCCGAGCAACCGTCCGGGGCCGGCTTGGAGCTCAACATCGAGAACTTCGCGTTCTCCAACAAGAAGATCGTCGTGAAGGCGGGAACGAGCGTCACGTGGGTCAACCACGAGAACACCTTGCACACCATCGTCGGCGCGAACTTCGATTCGCGCGGTGAACTCAAGGACGGCCTTGGCAAGGGCGACAAGTTCACGGTGACCTTCAGCAAGGCCGGGTTGTACGAGTATCTGTGCTCGCTTCATCCTTTCATGAAAGGCGTGGTGGAAGTCCAATGA
- a CDS encoding serine hydrolase domain-containing protein, producing MTIYVQPDYARDVPADDFRANVLTRRIEEALARQHLPGLTVAVVGPEGPVYAHAFGRASVRTGRLMTTRTVIPWFSLTKLVTATATVRLAERGRLDLDAPVTDLLPELGRITTAPMTARHLLSHTSGLPNPLPLRWVHVEGDSTFDEDAFVQAVFKRVRRVVRQPGTFVRYSNIGYLALGCLIARASGQPFETYVQQEILSPLNMHDTAFHASRHAPRATGHHRLPRALTPIMRAIFPPGVIAGHVGGYLDFAPFQVNGAAYGGLSGSVTDASRFARMHLAGGVLDGARILSREATLEMRHLRAKGAKLNVGLGWFHASDSSSGDSSFVEHLGGGAGFWTLMRLYRDVEIAVVLMGNATRFDHDRIARLAHDVFGR from the coding sequence ATGACCATTTACGTCCAGCCCGACTACGCACGCGACGTTCCTGCAGACGACTTCAGAGCGAACGTACTGACACGTCGAATCGAGGAAGCGCTTGCTCGGCAACACCTTCCGGGGCTCACGGTGGCCGTCGTCGGGCCGGAAGGACCCGTGTACGCCCACGCGTTCGGGCGAGCCAGTGTCCGCACCGGTCGGTTGATGACGACGCGCACCGTCATCCCCTGGTTTTCTCTGACCAAGCTCGTCACCGCCACGGCGACCGTCCGCCTTGCCGAGCGCGGCCGACTCGACCTCGACGCCCCCGTGACGGATCTCCTACCGGAACTCGGTCGCATCACGACCGCACCGATGACCGCGCGGCACTTGCTCAGCCACACGTCCGGCCTGCCCAATCCCCTTCCACTGCGTTGGGTGCACGTCGAAGGCGATTCCACGTTCGACGAGGACGCGTTCGTTCAGGCGGTCTTCAAGCGCGTGCGCCGTGTCGTTCGACAACCCGGGACGTTCGTTCGTTACTCGAACATCGGCTACTTGGCGCTCGGCTGCCTGATCGCTCGCGCGTCCGGGCAGCCTTTCGAAACGTACGTCCAGCAGGAAATCCTTTCTCCGCTGAACATGCACGACACGGCCTTTCACGCTTCACGGCACGCTCCGCGCGCCACGGGGCATCACCGCTTGCCGCGCGCGCTCACTCCGATCATGCGCGCCATCTTCCCGCCCGGCGTCATCGCGGGCCACGTCGGCGGGTACCTCGACTTCGCGCCCTTTCAAGTCAACGGCGCGGCGTACGGCGGCTTGAGCGGCAGCGTCACGGACGCGTCGCGGTTCGCGCGAATGCACTTGGCCGGAGGCGTCCTCGACGGGGCGCGTATCCTTTCGCGCGAGGCGACGCTGGAGATGCGGCATCTGCGCGCGAAGGGAGCGAAATTGAACGTCGGCCTCGGCTGGTTCCACGCTTCCGATTCATCGAGTGGCGATTCGTCGTTCGTGGAGCACCTCGGCGGTGGCGCGGGCTTCTGGACGCTGATGCGCTTGTACCGGGACGTGGAAATCGCCGTGGTCTTGATGGGAAACGCGACGCGTTTCGATCACGACCGGATCGCGCGACTGGCCCACGATGTCTTTGGCCGTTGA
- a CDS encoding Type 1 glutamine amidotransferase-like domain-containing protein: MKLLLTSAGITNASIHDALVGLLGKPIAESNALCIPTAIYPFPGGPAMAYRFISGATPNPMCELGWKSLGVLELTALPSIKEEYWTAAVREADALLVYGGDVWYLQRWMRESGLAALLPSLRDTVYVGISAGSMVTAPIFGETYDDPAAPFVIDQGMGLVDFALLPHLDHERHPESSSARVQKMAAEVPVPTYGIDDQTALKVTDGAVEVVSEGRWKLFTR, encoded by the coding sequence ATGAAATTGTTGCTGACGTCCGCCGGGATCACCAACGCGAGCATCCACGACGCCCTGGTCGGGCTGCTGGGCAAGCCGATCGCCGAGTCCAACGCCTTGTGCATCCCCACGGCGATCTATCCCTTTCCCGGAGGGCCCGCGATGGCATACCGGTTCATCAGCGGAGCAACCCCCAACCCCATGTGCGAATTGGGGTGGAAGTCGTTGGGCGTGTTGGAGCTCACGGCGCTTCCCAGCATCAAAGAAGAGTATTGGACGGCCGCTGTTCGAGAGGCGGACGCCCTGCTGGTGTACGGCGGAGACGTCTGGTACCTGCAACGGTGGATGCGGGAGTCCGGATTGGCGGCCTTGCTGCCGTCCTTGCGCGACACCGTCTACGTGGGAATCAGTGCGGGCAGCATGGTGACGGCCCCCATCTTCGGCGAGACGTACGATGATCCCGCCGCGCCCTTCGTCATCGATCAGGGGATGGGGCTGGTCGACTTCGCGTTGCTTCCTCACCTGGATCACGAGCGTCACCCGGAAAGCTCGTCGGCGCGCGTGCAGAAAATGGCCGCCGAGGTTCCCGTCCCGACGTACGGAATCGACGACCAGACCGCCCTCAAGGTCACGGATGGCGCCGTCGAAGTGGTGTCGGAGGGACGCTGGAAGCTGTTCACGCGCTGA
- a CDS encoding GIY-YIG nuclease family protein produces MKTTDPVLFAPTRPYKNFEPVMGVWSLRNTVNGKRLIGASLHTAAAINKLVFTLRLGNHRDRILQQEWREHGEAAFVTEVLHVLDRHEGRSEDDDARELKDLERLWLDELQPYGDAGYHPSTSRA; encoded by the coding sequence ATGAAAACGACGGATCCCGTCCTGTTCGCTCCCACCCGCCCGTACAAGAACTTCGAGCCCGTCATGGGCGTCTGGTCCCTGCGCAACACCGTCAACGGCAAGCGGCTCATCGGCGCGAGCCTTCACACGGCCGCCGCGATCAACAAGTTGGTGTTCACGCTGCGCCTCGGAAACCATCGCGACCGCATCCTTCAGCAAGAGTGGCGCGAGCACGGCGAGGCTGCCTTCGTCACCGAAGTGCTGCACGTCCTCGATCGGCACGAAGGCCGCAGTGAAGACGATGACGCACGCGAGCTCAAAGATCTCGAACGCCTCTGGCTCGACGAACTTCAACCGTACGGCGACGCGGGCTATCACCCGTCCACCTCTCGGGCGTGA
- a CDS encoding DUF2239 family protein, protein MDATTYTAFQGDRRLVTAPLAELLHILKHHHDQQHDRHLDVVIFDDRTGRHVDFDLTGTLDDVLARYVSPAPAGPDRPKLGVTARDVTLLPRHWAWLDEQQGGASAALRRLVDEARKHDPRGQEARRAIETTRLFITAMAGDHPYYEEALRALYARQSDLFAHHTASWASDVRTHAARLAEPAFTS, encoded by the coding sequence ATGGATGCAACGACCTACACGGCCTTTCAAGGCGATCGGCGCCTCGTCACCGCCCCCCTCGCCGAACTCCTACACATCCTCAAGCATCACCACGACCAACAGCACGACCGCCACCTCGACGTCGTCATCTTCGACGACCGCACCGGACGACACGTCGACTTCGACCTCACCGGCACGCTCGACGACGTCCTCGCCCGCTACGTCAGCCCAGCACCCGCCGGACCCGACCGACCGAAGCTCGGCGTCACGGCCCGCGACGTCACCCTTCTCCCCCGCCACTGGGCTTGGCTCGACGAACAACAAGGCGGCGCGTCGGCCGCCCTGCGCCGCCTCGTCGACGAGGCACGCAAGCACGACCCCCGAGGCCAGGAAGCAAGGCGCGCCATCGAAACAACTCGCCTGTTCATCACGGCCATGGCGGGCGACCACCCCTACTACGAGGAAGCGCTCCGCGCCCTCTACGCCCGCCAAAGCGACCTGTTCGCCCACCACACCGCCTCCTGGGCTTCGGACGTTCGAACTCATGCCGCGCGCCTCGCCGAACCCGCCTTCACCTCCTGA
- a CDS encoding S8 family peptidase: protein MKLSPSAAAAIALTLSLTACGHTPSSLRVASAAALSSQATRTYLVVYRGNEVALDAITRAGGTLVARYDAIGVAVARAADPAFASAVRRDARVQGASGTADFAVQLQKPEVEAAPTTPVASGDPLSVLQGDMRQIRVPEAQAVNSGSRAVLVGDLDTGLDYTHPDLAANVDFSSSASCVGGSPDQTPAAWMDDDGHGTHTAGTIAAAKNGIGITGVAPNVRIAGIKVGDANGFFYPEAVVCGFMWAAEKGMAVTNNSYFADPWLFNCRNDAEQRAIWEAERRAIRYAIGKGVTVVASAGNENMDLSRQNVDTISPDNTTAMTREVTNACAQVPAEVPGVISVSADNRQQRKAYYSNYGAGVIDVAAPGGDRFVPGPEGTIVSGLILSTWPASHRNNLLPSRIVQDCQTAPCATYGYLQGTSMAGPHVTGVVALMISQFGPMSPGAVKARLMQTAKPLDCPARSYNPLPQFLPGVDFTATCLGGMGHNGFYGAGEVDALAAITK from the coding sequence CGCTCACGGCCTGCGGTCACACGCCGTCCTCCCTGAGAGTGGCCTCGGCGGCTGCCCTCTCGTCCCAGGCGACGCGAACCTACCTGGTGGTGTACCGCGGAAACGAAGTCGCCCTCGACGCCATCACCCGTGCGGGCGGCACGCTGGTCGCTCGGTACGACGCCATCGGGGTGGCGGTGGCGCGCGCCGCGGACCCCGCCTTCGCCTCCGCCGTTCGCCGTGACGCCCGCGTGCAGGGCGCGTCCGGCACCGCCGACTTCGCCGTGCAGCTTCAAAAGCCCGAGGTCGAAGCGGCGCCGACGACCCCGGTCGCCTCCGGAGACCCGCTCAGCGTGCTGCAGGGAGACATGCGGCAAATCCGCGTGCCGGAAGCGCAAGCCGTCAATTCCGGCTCGCGCGCCGTCCTCGTCGGCGACCTCGATACCGGCTTGGACTACACCCACCCGGATCTCGCGGCAAACGTCGACTTTTCCAGCAGCGCCTCGTGCGTGGGCGGCTCTCCGGACCAGACACCCGCCGCGTGGATGGACGACGACGGACACGGCACGCACACGGCGGGTACGATCGCCGCCGCGAAGAACGGCATCGGCATCACCGGCGTGGCTCCCAACGTCCGAATCGCCGGCATCAAGGTCGGCGACGCGAACGGCTTCTTCTACCCCGAGGCCGTAGTGTGCGGATTCATGTGGGCCGCCGAAAAGGGCATGGCCGTCACGAACAACAGCTACTTCGCCGATCCCTGGTTGTTCAATTGCCGAAACGATGCCGAGCAGCGCGCGATCTGGGAAGCGGAGCGGCGCGCCATCCGCTACGCGATCGGCAAGGGTGTGACCGTGGTGGCCTCGGCAGGCAACGAGAACATGGACCTCTCGAGGCAGAACGTGGACACCATCAGCCCCGACAACACCACGGCGATGACACGGGAAGTCACGAACGCCTGCGCGCAAGTGCCCGCCGAAGTGCCGGGCGTGATCAGCGTCTCCGCCGACAACCGACAGCAGCGCAAAGCCTACTACTCGAATTACGGCGCGGGCGTCATCGACGTGGCGGCGCCAGGAGGCGATCGGTTCGTTCCCGGGCCAGAGGGAACCATCGTGTCCGGGCTGATTCTTTCGACATGGCCCGCGTCACACCGGAACAACCTTCTCCCCAGCAGGATCGTGCAGGACTGCCAGACAGCACCTTGTGCGACGTACGGCTACCTGCAGGGCACCTCCATGGCCGGGCCGCACGTCACGGGAGTCGTCGCGCTGATGATCAGCCAGTTCGGTCCTATGTCGCCGGGCGCGGTGAAGGCTCGGCTGATGCAGACGGCCAAACCGCTGGACTGCCCGGCACGCTCGTACAATCCGTTGCCGCAGTTTCTCCCCGGCGTCGACTTCACGGCGACCTGCCTGGGCGGCATGGGCCACAACGGCTTCTACGGCGCGGGTGAAGTCGACGCCCTGGCGGCCATCACGAAGTGA